The Salvia splendens isolate huo1 unplaced genomic scaffold, SspV2 ctg983, whole genome shotgun sequence nucleotide sequence AAGGCCTCTCAATGCCCAGAGTGGTTTTTGCCATGCAAGATGAGCTGCAAGCTTTGATCAGAACCAATACTTGGTTGATCACATATCTGCCCCAGGCAAGATACCTATCTCTTGCAAATGGGTGTATAAGATAAAATTCAAATCTGATGCCACTATGGAAAGATACAAGGCACGTTTAGTTGCCAAAGGCTTCACTCAACAGGCTGATGTTGATTACCATGACACTTTCTCACCTGTTGCAAAACTCACCAAAGTTAAGTTGATGCTATCTCTTGCAGCCATAAAAGGATGGTCCTTGGCTCATCTAGACATCAATAATGCATTCTTGTATGGGGATTGGATGAAGAAATCTACATGACTCTACCCCTGGTCTGATTATCACAGATCCTCCACCAGGTTCTGGTCAGCTTGTTTGCAGGTTGAAAAAATCTCTATACGACCTCAAACAAGCTTCCAGACAAAGGTACCTCAAATTCTCTCAGGTTTTAGCTGGTTTTGATTTGGTCCAATCTGAATCTGACCATTCCTTCTTCTTCAAACATTCCTCAGCTGGAAAATTCTTTGGAGTTGttatttatgttgatgatattttgGTGGCTAGCAGTGAGGAATCCTTGATCTCTGAGTTTAAAGCCTTCATTACCAACCACTTTAAGTTCAAGGATCTTGGTAAACCTAAATACTTTCTTGGTATTGAGATAGCAAGAAATGGAACTGGAATTTTTATCTCTCGACACAAATATGCACTTGATCTTGTAACCGATGCTGGATTACTTGGTTGCAAACCAGCAGCCACTCCCATGGATTCCATCAAACAGCTGTAGATGGATGCAGGAGAACCCCTTCTTGATCCAACAGTATATAGAAGACTCATTGGAAGACTTGTATATCCCTGCATCACACGACCTGACATCACTTTTGCTGTAAACAAGCTCAGCCAATTCTTGTCTAAACCCTGCTCAGACCATCTACTCGCTGCTGAAAGAGTTCTCATGTACTTAAAGGGAACAATAGGCCATGGTCTTTTCTATTCAGCCCAGGCAGATCCATCTTTAAGCATCTTCTCTAATGCTGATTTGGCTGGCTGTCCAGATACTAGAAGATCAATCTCTGgtttttatctatttatggGCACTTCCTTGATTTCATGGAGATCCAAGAAGCAACATATTGTCTCTAGATCTTCAGTCGAGGCCGAATATAGATCAATGACCCTTGCTTGCTGCGAAGTGGTATGGATTATTGCCTTACTCAAAGATTTTGCCTTGGAAGTAAAGAAGCTGGTTCCATTGTATTGTGATAGTCCGGCTGCTGTTCACATCAACACCAATCCCGTATTTCACGAGCGCACTAAACACATTGAAATTGATTGCCACACCGTTCGAGACAAGATCCTTGAAGGAGTGATCAAAACAGTTCATGTTCACAACAATCTACAGCTTGCTGATATAGTTCATGTTCACAATAATCTACAGCTTGCTGATATTTTCACTAAACCTCTAGCCATTACTCCTTTCGACCTCTAGCCACTACTCCTTTCAACAATCTGTTGTTCAAGATGGACTTTAAGAGTCTATATAGTCCATCTTAAGGGGGTCTATTAATGATGCTATCTCATCACCTTCATCATACAGCTGCAaccatcttcatcatcatcctcaCGCAGCTGCAATCAACCATGCAGCCTCATACAAACGACCATGCACCTCACCTACACTTGAGCTCTGCTATGGAATGAGAAGAGAAGTTGGAAGTTAGTTTGTGATAGCTGgaagttagttagttagttaagtaTGTTTGTTAGCTATGCACTGAATATATAAGGTGTGTTGTACACTTTTGAATTCATTGAATAAAAGTTTTCATCATTCTCTCAAATAtcgtttctctctttctctgtaTTCATGAAGTTAATCTTCATAAGTTGTTTAGTTTCCTTTGCAGTTGAGCGTCGGTGTCAGTTTTGCCACGTCTCACGAGTAGTAATCAAAGACCATTAAGGTTaaattggtgaatttgtgagGTCACACCGGTCGTAAGGCGACATTTAAATTCAATTgtgagtagttttttttttcggtattttttctaTACAATAAGTAGTTTGATATCTGAAGGTTTCTTTTTTCTCACataaaaataatcacaaaacaaaaattTCTCACAGACTGCACTCTGTACTGAACTTCCAATTGCCCTCTCTCCCTAGAAGAGAGCAATACCAGACTCGGGATTATTAGATAAACACGGTTATTTTCGGATAGGAAATTTGATTCGAAGATTGCGCCTCCAAATTCAGGTTAGTTTCAATTGGGTATCTATTTTTCCCCtagatttcatttttattttttgtaaaaattagtgattgttcttttttttgtgatttttttctaTGTGTGGTGTTCACAGATCTGAAGAGTGAGATTATAGTTGTCGTGAATAAGCACATTTATAGATATTGTTTCATGCTTTGGATGGTTTGGATAAAATAGAGGTTGATTTACTGAGGTTTTGGTGGTTATGGCGGAAATCTAAATCTGCTGATTGTATAAGTTTCACAGGCTTAGAATTGTAAAACTCGTTGGTTTGATAGATCTCTTGTTTTAGTTTGTTAGCTAGGATTAGCGCAGAAGAAGGTTGTTTTAGTGTGAAAATTTGCGAGAAATGGAAACATTAGTTGTTGTTGCTCATCACAGAAATCATCAGTACCATGGCAGAAGCCGTGACTATGGTTTAAGTTCAACAAGGTTTGGGTCATGTTCACCACCTACGGGTGGTTTTCGAGTAATTAATTGTAGGACATTTCATTCTGGAGAAGGATTGCTCTCACCTCCACCCAAATCTTGCTCGAGTAAAACAAAATCCCTTGTTACTAAAAAGGCCTTATGCCCTTCTTTGTCGCCTAAAACTCCATCCCCATCTGTTTGTGAAAACCCGAAAATGCTGAAAGGAATTGCTATTCCAATACTTATGGATACCAAGTTTGAGAGCAGGGATGAGGGGTTTCAATTTTCTGAGCTCTGGGCTGGACCTGCTTATTCCAATTCACCTCCCCCAAGTTGTTTGCCAGTGCCTAAGTTCACACTGAAGCCTAAAAGAACTATTTCCCTTGACTTGCCGACTGTGGCATCAGAAATTGATTTGCCTCTTTCACATTCTGCACCTGCCTCCCCTAGGGAGTGCAGTCCTTCTCCGAGTGATTTGTTTGATATTGCTGATTCTGCGACGAAGACCCTGCGCCGCATGCTTAATCTTGATATTGATGATGAATGAAGTGTTGGTGGTGGTGGGTGTAAATAAGGAAAATAGCTTACTGTGTAGCTCAGTAGTGGTAGAGTTGAAGTCTAATAAAAAAAGATCACGTGTGCGTGGGATGACATGATAAAGCATTGGTGTGTGGTAGTGCTGGAACTGCATTTCATTGATCAGTGATCTCCATATCTCTGGGACTGGTATTTCTTGTTTGGCTGGGGATATTTGGTTTTGTTGCTCGGACAGGGATCTCACAAATGGAAGTTGTGAAATGGAAAACATGGGTTGATGAAGGATTCAATCATCGTTACTTAGTTGAGTACTTATGGTTCGAAGTTCTTAAACTACTGAATTATTATCGATCAAATTTTCCGCTTGGGGAAACTAGATGCTATCGAAAGTGGCAATTTCAGCTTTCCATTCATTTCTTCTCACCTTTCTAGTTTCCCCCCATAGTCAGAATATTTTATGCATAATGTACATATACTGCATAACCTAACTTGTTTAGTGTCAATAGTttaccttttcttttctctatgCTTCCTTCCCAATCATCTGCTTAGCCCACTTGCACTTTCCTGTTCAGATACTCTTGTATTCCCGTACATTAGCTGTCTGAGTTGGTTCGGCGTCTTTTTTATCCTTcttccattttcttcttctctgcTTAGAGATGTTACTGACTTCTGATCTAGGTTTTCCCTTCGCCAATTTTCTTggttttaaaaaagaaaagtgggAATGGGAATAGGGCAGTTGATCTTTTCTGTCGTAGTACTTCAGTCCAATAGTAGTTGAGTTTGCTCTTGCAAGCTTCGCCTTTCTCTTCGGTATgagctttttttttttcttttattgccTAGGGATGATCCTTTCTAAGCAGTTTTACCTTTACCCCTTTCCTTGCTGGTCTTTAGTTCCATTGTCGTTGGAGATTGTTGATTGTTTGAAGTTTCCCAGGTAATTATGTTTTGTAATTTTTGTCTATGAATATGTATTTCACTTGTAGAAACTAATGTAATGCTCATTCCTTCTTTTTGCCAGTCAGAGCTGATGGAACATAAATGCTTCTGGAG carries:
- the LOC121791978 gene encoding uncharacterized protein LOC121791978; this encodes METLVVVAHHRNHQYHGRSRDYGLSSTRFGSCSPPTGGFRVINCRTFHSGEGLLSPPPKSCSSKTKSLVTKKALCPSLSPKTPSPSVCENPKMLKGIAIPILMDTKFESRDEGFQFSELWAGPAYSNSPPPSCLPVPKFTLKPKRTISLDLPTVASEIDLPLSHSAPASPRECSPSPSDLFDIADSATKTLRRMLNLDIDDE